From Paracoccus suum, the proteins below share one genomic window:
- a CDS encoding ammonium transporter: MTRYRPRPIPTPPTSAMFTLALLIAGALPAAAQDTVVAMGTGSVDKGDVTWMLVSTILVVTMILPGLALFYGGLVRARNMLSVLMQVFTIFCVITLLWVIYGYSLAFTGPEAGGGVASFIGGLDKAFLRGVTLDSTVATFSDGVRLPELSFVAFQLTFACIAPALIVGGVVERMKFSAVLVFAVLWFTFAYLPMAHLVWYSGGALFRLGALDFAGGTVVHINSGVAALVAAIMVGPRLGFGRDQMLPHNLTFTMIGGCLLWVGWFGFNAGSNLEANALTVQALLATLVAPAAAALAWTLAEWAYRGHPSMLGAVSGAVAGLVAITPAAGTVGTMGALVIGLAAGLICLWAVVGLKRTLGYDDSLDVFGIHGVGGIVGAVLTGVFAAPGLGGFAGEAFSIGAQVAKQLIGVGVAVLWSGAVSAVILVGLRAILGLRVTENDEREGLDLTTHGERAYSN; this comes from the coding sequence ATGACCCGATACCGGCCCCGGCCAATCCCCACGCCCCCAACAAGTGCGATGTTCACCCTCGCGTTGCTGATAGCGGGTGCGCTGCCTGCTGCAGCGCAAGACACCGTGGTCGCCATGGGCACCGGCTCCGTCGACAAGGGGGACGTGACCTGGATGCTCGTCTCGACCATCCTCGTCGTAACGATGATCCTGCCGGGGCTTGCGCTGTTCTATGGCGGACTGGTCCGGGCGCGGAACATGCTCAGCGTGCTGATGCAGGTTTTCACGATTTTCTGCGTGATCACCTTGCTCTGGGTGATCTACGGCTACAGCCTCGCTTTTACCGGGCCCGAGGCGGGGGGCGGCGTCGCCTCGTTCATCGGTGGGCTGGACAAGGCGTTCCTGCGCGGCGTGACGCTGGACTCGACCGTCGCCACCTTCAGCGACGGCGTGCGACTGCCAGAACTTTCATTCGTGGCCTTTCAACTCACGTTCGCCTGCATCGCCCCGGCGTTGATCGTCGGCGGCGTCGTCGAGCGGATGAAATTCTCGGCCGTGCTGGTATTTGCGGTGCTATGGTTCACTTTTGCCTATCTGCCGATGGCGCATCTGGTCTGGTACTCGGGCGGGGCGCTGTTCCGCCTCGGCGCTCTGGATTTTGCGGGCGGCACGGTCGTCCATATCAACAGCGGCGTCGCGGCGCTGGTGGCGGCGATCATGGTCGGCCCGCGCCTTGGGTTTGGCCGTGACCAGATGCTGCCGCACAACCTGACCTTCACCATGATCGGCGGCTGCCTGTTGTGGGTCGGCTGGTTCGGCTTCAACGCCGGCTCGAACCTCGAGGCGAACGCCCTGACGGTGCAGGCACTGCTGGCGACGTTGGTCGCACCGGCCGCCGCCGCCCTCGCCTGGACGCTCGCCGAATGGGCGTATCGCGGTCACCCAAGCATGCTCGGCGCGGTATCGGGCGCAGTCGCTGGACTGGTCGCGATCACGCCTGCGGCGGGCACTGTCGGCACCATGGGCGCGCTGGTGATCGGACTGGCCGCGGGGCTGATCTGCCTGTGGGCGGTCGTCGGGCTTAAAAGAACGCTGGGCTATGACGACAGCCTCGACGTATTCGGCATCCATGGCGTCGGCGGGATCGTCGGCGCAGTACTGACCGGCGTCTTTGCCGCCCCGGGCCTCGGCGGCTTTGCTGGCGAGGCATTTTCGATCGGTGCGCAGGTAGCCAAGCAACTCATCGGCGTCGGGGTGGCGGTGCTGTGGTCAGGCGCGGTCTCGGCCGTTATCCTGGTGGGCCTGCGCGCCATCCTGGGCCTGCGGGTGACCGAAAACGACGAGCGTGAGGGGTTGGACCTGACCACCCATGGCGAGCGGGCCTATTCCAACTGA
- a CDS encoding transglycosylase domain-containing protein, protein MKKPTGNPRRIAADQRYSAPSKTASGQPRRGGRGGRGPRRGNAITRGVTGTFVLLWRILWGSVWRLGLTMFLILGLAVAYFYQGLPEASKLFDGRARGSVTMLDTDGRVFAWRGETFGMVTSDKIAPVLRQAVVATEDRRFYRHFGVDPRGIASAIKINLAEGRGALEGNGGSTITQQVSKLLCLGETFDPTRWKDEAAFEADCRASSLWRKIKEVPYAMAMEVKYSKDDILNIYMNRSYLGAGARGFEAAAQRYFNKPAADVTIPEAAMLAGLLKAPSYFSPVSNIARSRDRAGVVLGLMASQGYITPEQLAAAKAEPAKLSRAATARAGGYFADWLMESGPGFLTSETTEDVTLKTTFDQRVQRAAERALNKIFDEKVNEGSKAQAAVVVMSSDGAVRAMIGGRSNTADGTFNRATQARRQPGSSFKPFVYAAALDQGYSPDSRVLDAPLTINIRGSGPWSPQNYTRNYRGEVTLTTALSQSLNTATIRLQEAVGRDAVRRIAEDFGFAHDLASGPSLGLGVSETTLLEMTGAYAGIRNGGTAVRPYGMIELRLKSDERPLIGQSGGMGTRVISQKAAGELIGMMRNVIQHGTGTRAKLPGGRDAAGKTGTTSSYRDAWFIGFTDQYVTGVWMGYDDNKPLKGVTGGGLPAEIWQAVMAEISDGLPNVPLGTDFPDGAGATQITPVAIEGGDPLAAALGEALGQPGGQLAAPQVAGNVQTSDPTNAPTRPVRVVPQSQGAQGARDPLADALGGILGGT, encoded by the coding sequence ATGAAGAAACCGACTGGTAATCCCCGGCGCATCGCCGCCGACCAGCGCTATTCCGCGCCGTCCAAGACTGCCTCGGGCCAGCCGCGGCGCGGCGGACGGGGCGGGCGCGGACCGCGCCGCGGCAATGCCATCACGCGCGGCGTGACCGGCACCTTCGTGCTGCTCTGGCGGATCTTGTGGGGCTCGGTCTGGCGGCTTGGCCTGACGATGTTCCTGATCCTCGGCCTTGCCGTCGCTTATTTCTACCAGGGCCTGCCCGAGGCATCCAAGCTGTTCGACGGGCGCGCCCGCGGCAGCGTCACCATGCTCGACACCGACGGCCGGGTCTTTGCTTGGCGCGGCGAGACCTTCGGCATGGTCACCTCGGACAAGATCGCCCCGGTCTTGCGCCAGGCCGTCGTCGCGACCGAGGACCGGCGCTTTTATCGCCACTTCGGCGTCGATCCGCGCGGCATCGCCAGCGCGATTAAGATCAACCTCGCCGAAGGGCGCGGCGCGCTGGAGGGGAACGGGGGCTCGACCATCACGCAGCAGGTCAGCAAACTGCTGTGCCTGGGCGAGACCTTCGATCCGACCCGCTGGAAGGACGAGGCCGCATTCGAGGCCGACTGCCGCGCCAGCAGCCTGTGGCGCAAGATCAAGGAAGTCCCTTACGCCATGGCGATGGAGGTGAAATACTCCAAGGACGACATCCTCAACATCTACATGAACCGCAGCTACCTGGGCGCCGGTGCGCGCGGCTTCGAAGCTGCGGCACAGCGTTATTTCAACAAGCCCGCGGCCGACGTGACCATCCCCGAGGCGGCGATGCTGGCCGGCCTGCTGAAGGCGCCCAGCTATTTCTCGCCGGTCAGCAACATTGCCCGCTCGCGTGACCGGGCGGGTGTAGTGCTGGGGCTGATGGCGAGCCAAGGTTACATCACCCCCGAGCAGCTGGCCGCCGCCAAGGCCGAGCCCGCCAAGCTGAGCCGCGCCGCCACCGCTCGCGCCGGCGGCTATTTCGCCGATTGGCTGATGGAGAGCGGGCCCGGTTTCCTGACCAGCGAGACGACCGAGGACGTGACGCTGAAGACGACCTTCGACCAGCGGGTTCAGCGCGCCGCCGAGCGCGCGCTGAACAAGATCTTTGACGAGAAGGTCAACGAGGGCTCCAAGGCGCAGGCCGCGGTCGTGGTCATGAGCAGCGACGGCGCCGTCCGGGCAATGATCGGCGGCCGCAGCAATACCGCCGACGGCACCTTCAACCGCGCAACGCAGGCCCGGCGCCAGCCCGGCTCCAGCTTCAAGCCGTTCGTCTACGCGGCGGCCCTCGACCAGGGGTATTCGCCCGATTCGCGGGTGCTGGATGCGCCACTGACAATCAACATCCGCGGCTCGGGGCCGTGGTCGCCGCAGAACTATACCCGCAACTACCGGGGCGAGGTGACGCTGACGACCGCGCTGTCGCAATCGCTGAACACCGCCACCATCCGCCTGCAGGAGGCTGTTGGCCGCGATGCCGTGCGCCGCATCGCCGAAGATTTCGGCTTTGCCCATGACCTCGCCTCCGGCCCGTCCCTCGGCCTCGGCGTCAGCGAGACCACGCTGCTGGAAATGACCGGCGCCTATGCCGGCATCCGCAACGGCGGTACTGCCGTGCGCCCCTACGGGATGATCGAACTCCGCCTGAAATCCGACGAGCGCCCGCTGATCGGCCAGTCGGGCGGCATGGGTACCCGCGTCATCTCGCAAAAGGCGGCAGGAGAGTTGATCGGCATGATGCGCAACGTCATCCAGCACGGCACTGGCACCCGGGCCAAGCTGCCGGGCGGGCGCGATGCCGCGGGCAAGACCGGCACCACCTCCAGCTATCGCGATGCGTGGTTCATTGGCTTTACCGATCAATATGTGACCGGCGTCTGGATGGGCTATGACGACAACAAGCCGCTGAAAGGCGTCACCGGCGGCGGCCTGCCGGCCGAAATCTGGCAGGCCGTCATGGCCGAGATCAGTGACGGTCTGCCGAACGTGCCGCTGGGCACCGATTTCCCGGACGGCGCGGGCGCAACGCAGATCACCCCGGTGGCCATCGAGGGCGGCGATCCCTTGGCAGCGGCCCTGGGCGAGGCGCTTGGCCAGCCGGGCGGCCAGCTGGCGGCCCCGCAGGTGGCGGGCAACGTCCAGACCTCTGACCCGACCAACGCCCCGACCCGCCCGGTCCGTGTCGTGCCGCAAAGCCAGGGCGCACAGGGCGCGCGCGACCCGTTGGCCGACGCGCTGGGCGGCATTCTGGGCGGGACCTGA
- a CDS encoding MlaC/ttg2D family ABC transporter substrate-binding protein encodes MTHIATETRRGFLGLMAGAGVLAVARPALALSTDGARTLIQHAVADVYSVINSGLPAPQMYARFTDIFVRYADVPVIARSCLGPAARQAQPAALTNYTNAFTGYIGRKYGKRFHDFVGGRIDVGQAAPVKSFVAVQSTAYLNGQEPIAVEWHVSDKSGQVRFFNLIVEGVNMISTERAEIAALLGRHKGDINALASDLARAS; translated from the coding sequence TTGACCCATATAGCGACTGAAACGCGGCGCGGTTTTCTTGGGCTGATGGCCGGGGCAGGTGTCCTGGCGGTCGCGCGCCCCGCGCTGGCCCTGTCAACCGACGGGGCCCGCACGCTGATCCAGCACGCCGTGGCCGATGTCTATTCGGTCATCAACTCCGGCCTTCCGGCGCCGCAGATGTATGCCAGATTCACGGACATCTTTGTGCGCTACGCCGATGTGCCGGTGATTGCACGCAGTTGCCTGGGCCCGGCGGCGCGTCAGGCCCAGCCGGCAGCGCTGACTAATTATACCAACGCTTTCACCGGCTATATCGGCCGCAAATACGGCAAGCGTTTCCACGACTTTGTCGGCGGTCGCATCGATGTCGGGCAGGCGGCGCCGGTCAAGTCCTTCGTCGCAGTGCAGTCGACCGCCTATCTGAACGGACAGGAGCCGATCGCCGTCGAATGGCACGTATCCGACAAGTCGGGGCAGGTGCGATTCTTCAACCTGATCGTCGAGGGTGTGAACATGATCTCGACCGAACGGGCCGAGATCGCGGCGCTTCTGGGTCGGCACAAGGGCGATATCAACGCTCTGGCGAGCGATCTAGCCCGCGCTAGCTGA
- a CDS encoding MlaA family lipoprotein — protein MLVLSACAGRGDDPYAPFNRQMHAFNAGVDAKVVRPLTSPLKRGKAQGAPSADAAAAPSLMDGITNIGGNLSLPGKVVNHLLQGRPQPAAQNAGRFLVNSTLGLGGLMDPAGREFALTEVDTDFGETLHVWGVPEGAYLELPILGPSSERDAAGRVVDWLIDPMDQWLPDDARVAARAVKIVAKVGKRAKYGDTVDSVLHDSADSYTQTKLLYQQHRRHELGQEAEIIDPYSD, from the coding sequence ATGCTGGTGCTGTCGGCCTGCGCCGGCAGGGGGGATGACCCATATGCGCCCTTCAACCGGCAGATGCATGCCTTCAACGCCGGCGTCGACGCCAAGGTCGTGCGGCCGCTGACCTCGCCGCTGAAGCGGGGTAAGGCGCAAGGCGCGCCCTCAGCTGATGCCGCGGCTGCGCCTTCGCTGATGGACGGCATTACCAATATCGGCGGCAACCTGTCGCTGCCCGGCAAGGTTGTGAACCATCTACTGCAGGGACGGCCGCAACCCGCGGCGCAGAATGCGGGGCGGTTTCTGGTGAACTCGACCCTTGGCCTCGGCGGCCTGATGGATCCGGCCGGGCGCGAGTTCGCGCTGACCGAGGTCGACACCGATTTCGGCGAGACTCTGCATGTCTGGGGCGTGCCCGAGGGCGCCTACCTCGAGTTGCCGATTCTCGGTCCCTCGTCCGAGCGTGACGCGGCCGGCCGGGTCGTCGATTGGCTGATCGATCCGATGGACCAGTGGCTGCCAGACGACGCGCGGGTGGCTGCGCGGGCGGTCAAGATCGTGGCCAAAGTCGGCAAGCGCGCCAAATACGGCGATACCGTGGATAGCGTGCTGCATGACAGTGCCGACAGCTACACGCAGACAAAGCTGCTGTATCAACAACATCGCCGACATGAGCTGGGGCAGGAGGCCGAAATCATTGACCCATATAGCGACTGA
- a CDS encoding type I secretion system permease/ATPase, with the protein MAQAPMRHDGRKELASARATGWSLLVPVGLFSIAVNILMLTGPLFMLQVYDRVLSSRSVPTLAALFALITFLFLLMGVIDLMRNRVMLRVAARFQERMEGRVFAASLQEGGESGNEHVVKAGLRDLDSIYRLVSSPLLLALFDLPFAPFFMAAVFLLHPVLGYVALAGAAFLVVVTLLNQWLSRAPLHQAMLSGAQADRMSELYRDAGELVGALGMRGAAYARWKAARDSATGASVVGADRAATFTVMSRTFRLFLQSALLAAGAWLVLRQEVTPGAMIASSILMGRALAPVEQVVGGWSMVQRAQDGWARLAALLSRQPPVQRRTALPRPPARLEVNHLSVVPPGQQIATLRGVSFSLSPGQAMGVIGPSGAGKTTLAKALIGGWPPGAGTIRLGGATLDQYEPDVLGRLIGYLPQQVMLFDGTIAENIARLSERPDAERVVAAATAANAHRMILDLPQGYDTRVTQTGGRLSGGQIQRIGLARALYDEPVLFILDEPNSNLDNDGSLALNQAIRAIKARGGAVIIMAHRPAAISECDVLLMLDSGMRRAFGPRDEVLKSMVKNAEEIRRGAGTGTGVA; encoded by the coding sequence ATGGCGCAGGCGCCAATGCGGCACGATGGACGCAAAGAGCTGGCTTCAGCCCGTGCCACAGGCTGGTCCCTGCTGGTCCCGGTCGGGCTTTTTTCCATTGCAGTCAATATATTGATGCTGACGGGCCCGCTGTTCATGCTGCAGGTCTATGACCGGGTGCTGTCCAGCCGCTCGGTGCCGACGCTCGCGGCGCTGTTCGCCTTGATCACTTTCCTGTTCCTGCTGATGGGCGTGATCGACCTGATGCGCAACCGGGTGATGCTGCGCGTCGCCGCCCGCTTTCAGGAACGGATGGAGGGTCGGGTTTTCGCGGCCTCTCTGCAGGAGGGCGGCGAGAGCGGCAACGAGCATGTGGTCAAGGCCGGCTTGCGCGATCTCGACTCGATCTACCGGCTGGTTTCCTCGCCGTTGCTGCTGGCGCTGTTCGACCTGCCCTTCGCGCCGTTCTTCATGGCGGCGGTGTTCCTGCTGCACCCGGTTCTCGGCTACGTCGCCCTGGCCGGCGCGGCATTCCTGGTGGTGGTCACGCTCCTCAACCAGTGGCTGTCGCGGGCTCCGCTGCACCAGGCGATGCTCAGCGGCGCGCAGGCGGACCGCATGTCGGAACTCTATCGCGACGCGGGCGAACTTGTCGGCGCGCTGGGCATGCGTGGCGCCGCCTATGCGCGCTGGAAGGCGGCCCGGGACAGCGCCACCGGCGCCTCGGTCGTGGGCGCGGACCGCGCGGCGACCTTTACCGTCATGTCGCGCACCTTCCGCCTGTTTCTGCAAAGCGCCCTGCTCGCCGCCGGCGCCTGGTTGGTCCTGCGCCAGGAAGTCACGCCCGGTGCGATGATCGCCTCATCGATCCTGATGGGGCGTGCCCTCGCCCCGGTCGAGCAGGTGGTCGGCGGCTGGTCCATGGTCCAGCGCGCCCAGGATGGCTGGGCCCGCCTTGCGGCGCTGCTGTCGCGCCAACCCCCGGTCCAGCGCCGTACCGCGCTGCCCCGTCCCCCCGCCCGGCTGGAGGTGAATCACCTGTCGGTCGTGCCGCCAGGCCAGCAGATCGCCACCCTGCGCGGGGTCAGCTTTTCCCTCTCGCCCGGTCAGGCCATGGGCGTGATCGGCCCCTCGGGCGCGGGCAAGACGACCCTCGCCAAGGCGCTGATCGGCGGCTGGCCGCCGGGCGCTGGAACCATCCGCCTTGGCGGCGCCACGCTCGACCAGTACGAGCCTGACGTTCTCGGCCGCCTGATCGGCTATCTGCCGCAGCAGGTCATGCTGTTCGACGGCACCATCGCCGAGAATATCGCTCGCCTCAGCGAGCGTCCCGACGCCGAGCGCGTGGTCGCCGCTGCGACCGCCGCCAACGCCCATCGCATGATTCTGGACCTGCCGCAGGGTTACGACACGCGCGTCACCCAGACCGGAGGGCGCCTCTCGGGCGGGCAGATCCAGCGCATTGGCCTCGCCCGCGCGCTCTATGACGAGCCGGTGCTGTTCATTCTGGACGAGCCGAACTCGAACCTCGACAATGACGGCTCACTGGCGCTGAACCAGGCGATCCGCGCGATCAAGGCGCGCGGCGGGGCGGTCATCATCATGGCCCACCGCCCCGCCGCTATTTCCGAATGCGACGTGCTGCTGATGCTCGATTCGGGGATGCGCCGCGCCTTTGGCCCGCGCGACGAGGTGCTGAAGTCGATGGTTAAGAACGCCGAGGAAATCCGCCGCGGCGCCGGGACGGGGACAGGGGTCGCATGA